In one Rhopalosiphum padi isolate XX-2018 chromosome 3, ASM2088224v1, whole genome shotgun sequence genomic region, the following are encoded:
- the LOC132925328 gene encoding fibroblast growth factor receptor homolog 1-like, translating to KGIEIDTKEIINNSGKISFFDKIENSNAPKFIELDDSVIIRTEGHLLELKCVAEGNPIPNITWYKDGVTPPSRQNGMIIYTQWTMILEHLMIADSGNYTCKVSNENGFIDFTYEVEIKTRDPFWFYFEEVLQDVTTREDNTVSFRCGKPRGIIYDSMQWRYHNAKVGNVDRENLEDGVVIKEKNDNNELKLNNVTHFNEGWYTCVFIDSFQENDSNSEPDIFSIYRSAYLKVINKASVNRNFKTYQLKEYLLAALGISIVLVIFLFIIMLGSNQRENMESVARQSDSNGMIQWTKKIIIEKQQNPSKEIFQPIVKIEKQKINYTTQDQACLTEYELPLDLHWEFSRARLSLDKTLGEGEFGKVVRGEIDRNFCENVKNTVAVKMLKDEHIDTDMIDLVSEMEIMKMIGKHVNVIRLLGCCTQDGPLFILMEFALHGNLRDFLRKHRPSSGYEPAIGANLDDTLMTKDLLSFAYQVAKGMEYLALKKCIHRDLAARNVLVTEDFVMKIADFGLARDIQNQEYYRKTTDGRLPLKWMAPEALSRGLYTIQSDVWSYGVLLWEIMTLGDRPYPSVPNTEILLNFLKSGHRMEKPFYCSREIYSVMQDCWNIDPSHRPAFNEVVKYLDKILSMMTNLEYVDFRLPQVDTPSTSI from the exons AAAGGAATCGAAATAGACACTAAAGAAATTATCAACAATTCAGGAAAAATCAGTTTTTtcgataaaatagaaaattctaATGCTCCCAAATTCATAGAACTCGACGACAGCGTAATCATACGAACCGAAGGacatttattagaattaaaatgtgTAGCTGAag GTAATCCTATACCGAACATAACATGGTATAAAGACGGAGTCACGCCACCTTCACGCCAAAATGGtatgattatatatacacaatggACCATGATACTGGAACATTTAATGATAGCGGATTCCGGTAATTATACATGTAAAGTGAGCAACGAGAACGGATTTATAGATTTCACTTATGAGGTCGAAATAAAAA CTAGAGATCCATTTTGGTTCTATTTTGAAGAAGTTCTTCAGGATGTTACCACACGTGAAGACAACACCGTATCGTTTAGATGCGGTAAACCTCGGGGTATCATATACGATTCAATGCAATGGCGCTATCATAACGCCAAGGTCGGGAATGTCGATAGAGAAAATTTAGAAGACGGCGTTGTCATAAAG GAAAAAAATGACAACAATGAATTGAAATTGAATAACGTAACGCATTTTAACGAAGGATGGTATACATGCGTGTTCATTGACAGCTTTCAGGAGAATGATTCAAATTCTGAACCCGATATCTTCAGTATCTACCGTAGTGCCTATTTGAAAGTGATTAACA aGGCGTCGGTAAAtcgaaattttaaaacatatcaaTTAAAAGAGTACCTATTGGCTGCACTGGGCATTAGTATTGTGTTGGTAATTTTTCTCTTTATCATAATGCTAGGAAGCAATCAGAGAGAGAATATGGAATCGGTAGCCAGACAATCGGATAGCAATGGAATGATCCAATGGACCAAGAAAATAATCATcgaaaaacaacaaaatcccAGCAAAGAAATA tttcAACCGATAGTGAAaatcgaaaaacaaaaaatcaattaCACAACACAAGACCAAGCATGCTTGACCGAATACGAGCTGCCTCTCGATCTTCATTGGGAATTTTCAAGAGCCAGACTATCACTAGATAAAACTCTTGGTGAAGGCGAATTTGGTAAAGTTGTACGTGGTGAAATCGATAGAAATTTTTGCGAAAATGTAAAGAACACGGTAGcggtaaaaatgttaaaag ACGAACACATTGATACCGACATGATAGATTTAGTATCAGAAATGGAAATTATGAAGATGATCGGTAAACATGTGAACGTCATAAGGTTATTGGGGTGTTGTACACAAGACGGACCTTTGTTTATTCTAATGGAATTCGCATTACATGGTAATCTCCGAGATTTCTTGAGAAAACACAGACCATCATCAGGCTACGAACCAGCTATAGGAGCAAACCTCGATGATACCTTAATGACAAAGGATTTATTATCATTTGCATATCAAGTTGCCAAAGGAATGGAGTATTTGGCATTAAAAAAG TGTATTCATAGAGATTTGGCAGCAAGAAATGTATTGGTTACCGAAGACTTTGTAATGAAAATTGCAGATTTTGGATTAGCAAGAGACATTCAAAATCAAGAATATTACAGAAAAACAACCGATGGAAGACTCCCATTAAAATGGATGGCACCAGAAGCTCTTTCCCGTGGACTGTACACGATTCAGTCCGATGT ATGGTCTTACGGAGTGCTGTTGTGGGAAATAATGACCTTGGGGGATAGGCCCTATCCTTCCGTACCCAATACGGAGATATTGCTGAATTTTCTCAAGAGTGGACATCGTATGGAGAAACCGTTTTACTGTTCTCGGGAAAT atattcGGTAATGCAAGACTGTTGGAATATCGATCCTAGCCACAGGCCCGCGTTCAATGAGGTGGTGAAGTATCTCGATAAAATCCTGTCAATGATGACCAATCTAGAATACGTTGACTTTAGGTTACCGCAGGTGGACACTCCGTCCACCAGCATATAA